In Deltaproteobacteria bacterium, a genomic segment contains:
- the bioB gene encoding biotin synthase BioB, whose translation MHHIITTLTQSIQNGLRPTEALGRELARLGDEHTTALLCAANTIKNAFGLAHFTCSITNAKSGRCSQDCAFCAQSAHHDTGAPEHPLLPLEQMIERGLAMHRAGARCYSLVTSGLMLSSQEIDQICACLRALREQTDLELSASLGLLTDDYATRLKAAGLTRYHHNLETARSHFPRICTTHAYDDDIATIRRAQAHGLKVCSGGILGLGESFDQRIELAATLAELGVDTVPLNFLSPIPGTPLGQSPLLTPHDALKSVALFRFMLPTAHITIAGGRERVLGDYQSWLPLAGANGLMIGNYLTTKGRGLDQDRRMLERGQWI comes from the coding sequence ATGCATCATATCATCACAACGCTCACCCAATCCATCCAGAACGGCCTGCGACCGACCGAAGCCCTGGGCCGCGAGCTGGCCCGACTCGGCGACGAGCACACCACCGCCCTGCTCTGCGCGGCCAACACCATCAAAAACGCCTTTGGCCTGGCGCATTTCACCTGCTCCATCACCAACGCCAAGTCCGGTCGTTGCTCCCAGGACTGCGCCTTCTGCGCCCAGAGCGCGCACCACGACACCGGCGCGCCAGAGCACCCGCTGTTGCCCCTGGAGCAGATGATTGAGCGCGGCCTGGCCATGCACCGGGCCGGGGCGCGCTGCTATTCCCTGGTCACCAGCGGCCTCATGCTCTCAAGCCAGGAAATCGACCAGATCTGCGCCTGCCTGCGCGCCTTGCGCGAACAGACGGACCTGGAACTGAGCGCCTCCCTGGGCCTGCTCACGGACGACTACGCCACCCGCCTCAAAGCCGCTGGTCTGACCCGCTACCACCACAATCTGGAAACGGCCCGCTCCCATTTCCCGCGCATCTGCACCACCCACGCCTATGACGATGACATCGCCACCATCCGCCGGGCACAGGCGCACGGACTCAAGGTGTGCAGCGGCGGCATTCTGGGCCTGGGGGAGAGCTTTGATCAACGCATCGAGCTGGCCGCGACCCTGGCCGAACTGGGCGTGGACACCGTGCCGCTCAATTTCCTGTCCCCCATTCCGGGCACGCCCCTGGGCCAAAGCCCCCTCCTGACGCCGCACGATGCGCTCAAATCCGTGGCCCTGTTCCGGTTCATGCTGCCCACGGCGCACATCACCATCGCCGGCGGTCGGGAACGGGTCCTGGGCGATTACCAATCCTGGCTGCCCCTGGCCGGGGCCAACGGACTCATGATCGGCAATTACCTGACCACCAAGGGCCGCGGCCTGGACCAGGACCGGCGCATGCTGGAGCGGGGACAATGGATCTGA
- a CDS encoding SDR family oxidoreductase, translating into MPAAPGKHHPCRGADHMRLTFTGARVLILGGSCSLGLALIDLTRETGLAIVPTHSSDTGHAALAERFPDLAARSPRLDLGDPASVDALERDADYVIDFAHARFEALMAASTEADAYFAAQIAGRQRLLRHLGRAMLTRRFGRLIHVSSTAACLPAEGQGFYSAAKRAGEALYQALGLELGPRGVTSVSLRLGLLDAGRGANFLDTADRRATLKAPLVTTDQAASTLLFLMSDQALAFTCTTLTMDAGLTARKHI; encoded by the coding sequence ATGCCGGCTGCTCCAGGAAAACATCATCCATGCCGAGGGGCGGATCACATGCGTCTGACCTTCACGGGCGCGCGCGTGCTCATCCTGGGCGGAAGCTGCTCCCTGGGCCTGGCTCTGATCGATCTGACGCGCGAAACCGGCCTGGCCATCGTCCCCACCCACTCCTCGGATACCGGCCACGCGGCCCTGGCGGAACGTTTTCCGGACCTGGCCGCGCGCAGCCCGCGCCTTGATCTGGGAGATCCGGCCAGCGTGGACGCCCTGGAACGGGACGCGGATTATGTGATCGACTTCGCCCACGCCCGCTTCGAAGCCCTCATGGCCGCCAGCACCGAAGCCGACGCCTATTTCGCGGCCCAGATCGCCGGCCGCCAGCGCCTGCTCCGCCACCTGGGACGGGCCATGCTGACCCGACGCTTCGGCCGCCTGATCCATGTCTCGTCCACGGCGGCCTGCCTCCCGGCCGAGGGCCAGGGGTTTTACAGCGCGGCCAAGCGGGCCGGCGAGGCCCTGTATCAGGCCCTGGGTCTGGAACTTGGCCCGCGCGGCGTGACCAGCGTCAGTCTGCGCCTGGGCCTGCTCGATGCCGGGCGCGGTGCGAATTTTCTGGACACGGCCGACCGCCGCGCCACCCTCAAAGCCCCGCTGGTGACCACGGACCAGGCCGCGTCCACGCTTCTTTTCCTGATGTCGGACCAAGCCCTGGCCTTCACCTGCACGACCCTGACCATGGACGCCGGACTGACGGCGCGCAAACACATATGA